From Carya illinoinensis cultivar Pawnee chromosome 5, C.illinoinensisPawnee_v1, whole genome shotgun sequence, one genomic window encodes:
- the LOC122308794 gene encoding cytosolic sulfotransferase 5-like codes for MSTLDPSFSQHLQEDELTPDQYGDFVSSLPTAGFLSQYRGFWFPTRFMQGVLSFQKHFQAYETDILMMTPPKVGTTWLKAILFAIVNRKHHLDLQKHPLLTNNPHILVPYLDLHLYNKKEVPDLTSFSSPRLFSAHLPYTLLPTSIKDSMCKIVYLYRNPKDTFVSLWHFLEKNGTTTDSFEETFDKFCQGVSMFGPYWDHVLSYWKESLEKPQRVLCLRYEELKERPTTHFKRIAEFLGCPFSSEEEAKGMVNDISKLCSFDYLSKLEVNKSGTTHNMKTESFFHRGEVGDWVNYFTPQMSEKLDDIFKEKFHGTGLTF; via the coding sequence ATGTCTACACTCGATCCATCCTTTTCCCAGCACTTGCAAGAAGATGAACTAACCCCAGATCAATACGGGGACTTCGTATCCTCCCTCCCAACAGCAGGCTTCCTAAGTCAGTACCGTGGATTTTGGTTTCCAACTAGGTTCATGCAGGGAGTTTTATCCTTCCAAAAACACTTCCAAGCTTATGAGACTGATATTCTAATGATGACCCCTCCCAAAGTTGGGACTACTTGGTTGAAGGCTATCTTGTTTGCTATAGTGAACCGAAAGCATCATCTAGACCTTCAAAAACATCCATTGCTCACCAACAATCCTCATATTCTTGTGCCCTATTTGGACTTACATCTCTATAATAAAAAAGAGGTTCCAGATCTTACCTCCTTCTCCTCTCCAAGGCTCTTTTCAGCTCATTTACCTTATACATTGCTACCAACATCTATTAAGGACTCAATGTGTAAGATTGTGTATTTGTATAGGAATCCTAAAGATACCTTTGTGTCACTTTGGCACTTCCTAGAAAAGAATGGGACGACAACCGattcatttgaagaaacttttgataagttttgtCAGGGAGTGAGTATGTTTGGGCCATATTGGGATCATGTTTTGAGCTATTGGAAGGAAAGTTTAGAAAAGCCTCAAAGGGTACTCTGCTTGAGATATGAGGAATTGAAAGAGCGACCCACCACTCACTTTAAGAGAATAGCTGAGTTCTTGGGGTGTCCCTTCTCTTCAGAAGAAGAGGCAAAAGGTATGGTAAATGATATTTCAAAATTGTGTAGTTTTGATTATTTGAGTAAGTTGGAGGTGAATAAAAGTGGAACAACCCACAACATGAAGACAGAAAGCTTTTTTCACCGAGGTGAGGTTGGAGATTGGGTAAATTACTTCACACCTCAAATGTCAGAAAAATTAGAcgacatttttaaagaaaagtttcATGGTACTGGGCTAACATTTTAG